A region of the Phaeodactylum tricornutum CCAP 1055/1 chromosome 1, whole genome shotgun sequence genome:
GATTTTTTGATACAAGGGGTCGAGTCGTTTTTGAAGGGAGGAGAACGAGCCTCGCCCAAACCGGACATTCGCGGTGAAGAGCCACCAGACCCTCCAGTGGATAGTCTGGAGGAACTGGAAGAGCGACTGAAACTCAATAGTAACGCTAATAAGAAGGAACCGGTAACAACagagcaaacgaaaaaagcCACCACTCCGTCGGCCGAAATTGATGTTTCCAAACTCGATATTCGGGTTGGGGTGATCCAAAAGGCGTGGGTTCATCCCGAAGCGGATAAGCTTTTCTGTGAGGAAATTGATATTGGTGAGGACGAGCCTCGGCAAATTGCATCCGGACTCCGAGCTCACTACAACTTagaagatttggaaggaCAGCGCGTTCTCGTCCTGAGTAATCTCAAATCACGCAAGCTAGTAAATTTTCCGTCTCACGGCATGGTCATGTGTGCCTCAAACGATGAAGGAAAGGTCATGTTTGTCGAACCGCCTGCGGACGCCAAGATCGGAGAACGGATTGTGGTCGACGGATTCGACGGAGAACCAGCCACAGAAAATCAAGTAATCAAGAGAAAGATGCTCGACGCTATTTTCCCGGATCTCAAAACCAACGCTGCGGGAATCGCTTGCTACAAAGGCGTTCCTTTGTCAACGAGCGCGGGTCCCGTACTTCCGAGTTTGGCGAATGCCGACGTTGCCTAAAATCCAATATTTCTGCTTACACCTGGTCTTCGAGTAGTTCCAGTGAGCATGGAAACTAGGTTTGCCTTTGTTTGTAGGATGCCAAGTATTGTTTGGTGGGTTGTAATGCATATCACCAAAGACGCGAAATTAGATAAAGACAACGGGGTCGTCTTTGTCTAGAGGTCCTTCGCTTTCCAGCTTGGAACTTAGAGAGGCATTTTCTTGTTCGTCGTGTTGGACAATGTTCTTTTTAGTCGGTGTGGGTCTTTTCGCGATCTCAGACCGTCGTTCTTGTGCTTCGGTTTCCCATAGCATCGCTAGTCCAGTAAGTGTAGGAGCGACTATAATATTTTGCTTCATTTTGGAAGTGAACGATCCCACTTGTTCGTCTAGTTTCTCCAGCAGTCCAGCAATTTCTCGATAGTCGCTGGACAGCTCGTTCGATTGGAGATTTTCAGCCGGTGTTTGCCTGTGATTGGGACCCTCCGAAGTCTCGGGCTCTTTGGATAAATGCTCTACTGATTTTGGAGCATCATGATCCACCGCCGTCTCTTCAGTATTTGCCTTTTGCATTGTGTCTGAAATGTTCGACATCCAAAATACTGATCACTACATTCCGTCTTCCAAAGGGATTGGTAGAGCTTCGTTATGGGATTTCTACCGAGTTTGTTTGGTCCAACGAGCCTAATGGAAATGTATTTTGCCATTTTCTTCGGATTTGTCGCTCTCGATTTTTTCGTCCGAATGTACATATatacctaacagtaaaagcgGTCGGTCCGTGCCTTTGTTCACGTCATTTCGTTGCGCTAGCGAGTCACGATGAATGGTGAACTATTCGCCCTCTTTGATTGGCTGTGTTAGTCCCTTTCTTCCGGGATCTGAAATCGGACCTTCGGCTGGAACAAAATCCTTTTGTTGTCCATCGCGTGAACATTCTCTGTCAACTCGTGTTCGCTGCCATCCTACAGAAGCGCGTGTTGCTTGCCAATGTAATGGCAAGGTTTCGGACACAGAAGCGAGATTTTCGTCAGATGGGCGCGCGGGGTGAGAATGGCGAGTACTCAGTACGCGGAAggtattcacagtcagggcCGATGGGTTTTTCGCTGGGCCTTACGATTATCCTTGCCTGGATAGCACTGGGTTGGCCTTCGGTTGCAGCCAAGTCTGCTTCCAACATCTCTCCGATACGAAACTTTGAGCCTTCCTTGGCAGCATCATCAGCTCAAGGAACCACAATCTCTGTTTCGTATCCACGTGATGGTTCCAGACAACAAACAGGCATAGTGGTTGTCTTCCGGTCTCCGTACAAAGGGGGATCCGTGCGCAAAAAATCCGCGAAAACCGATTGGACGTTGATCGACGGCATTCGAGTACGACCGACATCATCGGATACGGCAACCAATTCCGAGTCTTCCCATCGATGGACTCTCCTGTCCGACGCTCTCTGTTGCATGACGGGCCTCGCTTCGGACGTGGATTATCTGTCCCGCTGCATCCAAAAACAGGTCGACACGCATCGGGTTGTCTACGAAGGAACACGAGTATTTTCGGCTCTACAATTGGTACGTGCACTGTGTGAGTTGTTACAGGAGGCCACGAAAGGGAGCAGCGGCGGCCGTCCCTACGGTGTACAAGCCTTGATTGTGGGTACGTCTCCAACGCGTGACGCGCTGCAAATGTATACGGTGGATCCGAGTGGAGGCTTTCGGCACTGGGGAACCGGAACCGCCATTGGTCGCGGTGCGGCGTTGGTTCGTAAGCACGTGTACCGACAAAACATCACAAATCAAACTCCTCCGACCTGTGCgaaagaagctttggaagtcGCCCTCCGAGCTTCGTTTTCCGCGAACAAGGAGCTTTTCGATGCCAACGCCGATGACCCGTACCAAGCATTGTTGGTCTGGACTGACGAGCAGGGTCGATTTCGTGTGGGATCGATTGACGAAAGCGTAATTGACGAATTTCGTGAACGTATTTCGATAGACAACTCGGGATCGAGTGCATAAAAACGGAACCCGGTCGCGGAGACTGTTTCCTTAGTGTCGAAGCTACTTGGGGACTACAGGTTCCGAAACGCTAGCCGTTATGGCTGGTGTAGACCCCCGTCGCAATCCTTATTTTATGTGTAGAGAGCAGTGTTTAAATACATCGACAACCAATTTTCGTTACACCGCcatttccattttgataGTTTTGTGCGGTTGGTACCCAACGACGGTAAAGTCTGCAAAGACGAAATCGTCAATGTTTTGCTTATCCGGGTTGATTTGTAGTTTGGGAAAGGCCCGGGGGGTGCGCTCCAACTGTGTTTGCAACGCATCCACGTGATTGAGGTAAACGTGCGCGTCGCCAATGGTGTGAACGAAATCGCCAGGCTTGCGTCCCGTCACATGGGCTATCATGTGCGTGAGTAAAGCGTACGACGCAATGTTGAACGGCACCCCGAGACCCATGTCGGCACTGCGTTGGTACATTTGACAGGACAACTCGTTCTTTTCGGTATCGACCTGTACAACGACGCCGAAATAGAGAAAATACGTGTGTCAGACCCACGGAGACGCATCACACCAACGACACACTCGCCGTACGTACGTAAAATTGACAAAACATGTGGCAGGGCGGGAGCGCCATGAGTTCGAGATCAGCAGGATTCCAGGCCGACAAGATAATACGTCGGTCTTCGGGATTGTTCTTGATCTTGTCGATGCATTCGGCCAACTGATCCACGCCCTTTCCGGTATAATCGTCGTGCATGGTCCCGTAGGTGGCACCGAAATGGCGCCACTGGAAGCCGTAGACGGGTCCCAAATCGCCCACTTCTCGATGCCCCAATCCCCGACTGTCGAGAAAGTCACGTGAACCGTTCCCGTCCCAAATGCGAATATCTTTGGCGGCCAAATCGTTGGCGTTGGTATTGCCCTGGGGTGTCAGAAATGGGAAAGTGAGTTTTACGTATAGGCAACCACCGAGACACCTATCGCCACGGCCCAGGGTGTGATCCTTGTTTACGTACCGCAACGAACCAGAGGAGTTCTTCAGCGACGCCTCTCCAGAAGACACGTTTGGTAGTGAGGAGGGGGAGAGTCCCGTCCCGTAGGGAAAAGCGCATTTGTGTCCCGAACTGACTAAGGGTGCCGGTGCCGGTGCGATCTCCACGACGCACGCCGTGATCCAAAATGTGTCGACAGAGATCAAGATACTGTCGTTCTTCCGCATTACCGTCGGTGGGTGGCTGTACGGTTACGGAAGCAACCTTGCGGGTGTATTCGAGAAAGCGGTAGGTGATCCCCGAAGGCCCGTCCGTGTGCCACGCTCCGGTCTCGGGAGCGTTACCgttttccttgttggtcGCGGTGGTAGAAGTCTGCCAGGGTTGCGCTTGCCATTCCGCGTCGGGCAATGGAGGGAAAAAGGCGTCAAATTTGGAGTCGGCGGGCAGGTTGGCGACTTCAGTGTAAACGACGCGATTGACGAATTTCTCTCGCAAAGCCTGCTCGTAGACTTGTCCGCCACCGATGACGAACACGTGTCCGACGGCTCGTGTGGGTTGCGCGAGCAGTGCGGCAGCATCGGCGAGCGACGTGGCTGTGAGGACACCGTCGGGCCACAGGGTACGTTCGGGGTGACGCGTCAACACGACGTTGATGCGTCCCGGCAGCGGGCGGAAACGGTCCGGAATGCTGTCCCACGTTTTGCGACCCATAATGACGGCGTTGGTGCCTCCCGTTTCCGGAGGTTGCGTCGTGACGGCCTGGAAGTGACGGAGGTCTCCCGGTAATCGCCAAGGCTGTCGAAAGGAAaagtgagtgagtgagtgattgactgtgattgcaAAAAAGGAAGCCGCCCGCACACACGAGGAGACCAATGGCGTTTACGCTTCCCAAGGCCCAGTCGTTGTCTCCCTGTGGAGCCCGCAGTCGAGTCCACCGTAGCGCCTTACGTAGCGTCCGTATGCAAATACAAATACGTACCAGGGAACCTTGATAGCCAATGCCTCGATGTGaggctgccgccgccacgacgGCAGCCATTTCCTGGACCATTCGGCGGATCTGTATTTTGGAAATAAAGAACGGCACCGGAGTCCCGAACGGACTTGGACGATTGCAAACACACAAGTGTTTGTGTGTTTATATATGTATACTGTGTATCCCTAGAGACCGTCGACAACAGAGATAtgctggtggtggttgtTACAATCGAGCAAAGTGTACCAGAAAGGGAAACGCCAAGGTTGCCAACACCAGAACACAAACGCAACTCTCGGAAGTGACCAAGGACACGCACAATCAATACTAATAGTAATGGGGAGTAGCATTTTTGTCACCACACCACAACAAACCCTAGCGACGTCATTGCCGTGCACGCCAACCTCACAGACACACGACGCGGGCGCGCCCTCCTACCATGCCCGCCTCCTTTGGTATGTTTCTCACGAAAACCCGGAAATCCATTCCGATCGGTACCCAACAAAAActggctcacagtcagagttCACAATAGGAATGTGTGCGCTTTAACCCTACCCTATTTTCTGGGTGTGACGTGTTCGCGTGTAAGGGGGTCCGAATCCAATCCCCCCTCACTcag
Encoded here:
- a CDS encoding predicted protein; protein product: VVAAAASHRGIGYQGSLPWRLPGDLRHFQAVTTQPPETGGTNAVIMGRKTWDSIPDRFRPLPGRINVVLTRHPERTLWPDGVLTATSLADAAALLAQPTRAVGHVFVIGGGQVYEQALREKFVNRVVYTEVANLPADSKFDAFFPPLPDAEWQAQPWQTSTTATNKENGNAPETGAWHTDGPSGITYRFLEYTRKVASVTVQPPTDGNAEERQYLDLCRHILDHGVRRGDRTGTGTLSQFGTQMRFSLRDGTLPLLTTKRVFWRGVAEELLWFVAGNTNANDLAAKDIRIWDGNGSRDFLDSRGLGHREVGDLGPVYGFQWRHFGATYGTMHDDYTGKGVDQLAECIDKIKNNPEDRRIILSAWNPADLELMALPPCHMFCQFYVRTASLSCQMYQRSADMGLGVPFNIASYALLTHMIAHVTGRKPGDFVHTIGDAHVYLNHVDALQTQLERTPRAFPKLQINPDKQNIDDFVFADFTVVGYQPHKTIKMEMAV
- a CDS encoding predicted protein, whose amino-acid sequence is AEIDVSKLDIRVGVIQKAWVHPEADKLFCEEIDIGEDEPRQIASGLRAHYNLEDLEGQRVLVLSNLKSRKLVNFPSHGMVMCASNDEG
- a CDS encoding predicted protein; amino-acid sequence: MNVPFFRDLKSDLRLEQNPFVVHRVNILCQLVFAAILQKRVLLANVMARFRTQKRDFRQMGARGENGEYSVRGRYSQSGPMGFSLGLTIILAWIALGWPSVAAKSASNISPIRNFEPSLAASSAQGTTISVSYPRDGSRQQTGIVVVFRSPYKGGSVRKKSAKTDWTLIDGIRVRPTSSDTATNSESSHRWTLLSDALCCMTGLASDVDYLSRCIQKQVDTHRVVYEGTRVFSALQLEATKGSSGGRPYGVQALIVGTSPTRDALQMYTVDPSGGFRHWGTGTAIGRGAALVRKHVYRQNITNQTPPTCAKEALEVALRASFSANKELFDANADDPYQALLVWTDEQGRFRVGSIDESVIDEFRERISIDNSGSSA